A part of Capsicum annuum cultivar UCD-10X-F1 chromosome 6, UCD10Xv1.1, whole genome shotgun sequence genomic DNA contains:
- the LOC124899457 gene encoding uncharacterized protein LOC124899457, with translation MGDKPSVESDALVWNKILIPKHRFVLWIATHRKLLTRDRLMKIGVHCDGVNNVFCDIQILESDAHLFLECMIALDLWRSVADWSGFNITLSDVPNTIKSIQQRHWKWFKKDVVAASYGTMVYNIWHARNVKMFRGQVVSVSHILQQIQITVKERIDMFSASKRARKCAGFLAMVCK, from the coding sequence ATGGGCGACAAACCCTCCGTTGAAAGTGATGCATTAGTTTGGAACAAGATTCTCATTCCAAAACACAGATTTGTACTTTGGATTGCTACACACAGGAAGCTGCTCACCAGAGACAGGTTAATGAAAATAGGAGTGCATTGTGATGGGGTCAACAACGTATTTTGTGATATACAGATTTTGGAGAGTGATGCACACTTGTTTTTAGAATGTATGATCGCACTTGACCTGTGGAGAAGCGTTGCAGACTGGTCAGGCTTCAATATTACATTATCGGATGTCCCTAACACAATCAAGTCCATTCAACAGAGGCATTGGAAATGGTTTAAGAAAGATGTGGTTGCTGCGAGCTATGGAACTATGGTATACAACATTTGGCATGCAAGGAATGTGAAGATGTTTCGTGGGCAGGTTGTTAGTGTTAGTCATATATTGCAGCAAATACAAATCACCGTCAAAGAAAGGATAGACATGTTTAGTGCGTCCAAGAGAGCTAGGAAGTGCGCAGGTTTCTTGGCTATGGTTTGTAAATAG